From one Phocaeicola salanitronis DSM 18170 genomic stretch:
- a CDS encoding glycerophosphodiester phosphodiesterase family protein encodes MKTRKLFLAFACALSALAAQAQTQVIAHRGFWKAEGSAQNSVTALKKAAEAQVYGSEFDVQLTKDGIIVVNHDDTIGGYTIAETGYDTLKGLKLKNGEPLPTLEDYLKAGKQLPGIQLILEIKPHKTEAEEDLISAGCVRMVKEMGMEKQVEYISFSLHVCEQLAKLAPDSEIAYLNGDIAPKEVKAKGINGIDYHYKVFDKHPEWVKEAHDLGMKVNAWTVNDAKDMQRLIRLKVDYLTTDQPLEAKGLI; translated from the coding sequence ATGAAAACAAGAAAACTTTTCCTCGCTTTCGCCTGTGCGCTATCCGCACTGGCAGCACAAGCCCAGACCCAGGTCATCGCGCACCGCGGATTCTGGAAAGCAGAAGGCTCTGCACAAAACTCGGTTACAGCCCTGAAGAAAGCTGCCGAAGCCCAAGTGTACGGCTCTGAATTCGACGTGCAACTGACCAAAGACGGCATCATCGTCGTGAATCACGATGACACCATCGGAGGCTATACCATCGCCGAAACCGGCTATGACACGCTGAAAGGCCTGAAACTGAAGAACGGCGAACCGCTTCCCACGCTGGAAGACTATCTGAAAGCCGGCAAGCAGCTGCCCGGCATCCAGCTCATCCTCGAAATAAAGCCTCATAAGACAGAAGCTGAGGAGGACCTGATTTCTGCCGGCTGCGTCAGAATGGTAAAGGAAATGGGCATGGAAAAACAGGTGGAATACATCTCGTTCAGCCTGCATGTATGCGAACAGCTTGCCAAGCTGGCGCCGGATTCGGAAATCGCCTACCTGAACGGCGACATCGCCCCCAAGGAGGTCAAGGCGAAGGGCATCAACGGCATCGATTACCATTACAAAGTGTTCGACAAGCATCCCGAATGGGTGAAGGAGGCGCACGACTTGGGCATGAAGGTCAACGCATGGACGGTGAACGACGCAAAAGACATGCAGAGGCTCATCCGCCTGAAAGTGGACTACCTCACCACCGACCAGCCGCTGGAAGCGAAAGGGCTTATTTAA
- a CDS encoding smalltalk protein — translation MEKKNIWGIIIQTLITILTAIGTTLGVTSCI, via the coding sequence ATGGAAAAGAAAAACATTTGGGGGATTATTATCCAGACATTGATTACGATTCTGACGGCTATCGGGACTACGCTGGGCGTGACTTCGTGCATCTAA